A window of Psychroflexus sp. ALD_RP9 contains these coding sequences:
- a CDS encoding DNA adenine methylase: MSKNYKSAPLPFQGQKRFFVKKFKEALASYPSSATYVDLFGGSGLLSHTVKSIHPESKVVFNDFDDYRKRLKAIPATNQILEKLRKIELETPRGKKLVPSDREKVCEILTEANQSGYVDWISLSGSLKFSMNYGNCLKDFTKDTMYNTIRKSNFPEALDYLDGIDVVKADYKALFEKYKHQTDVVFLVDPP, encoded by the coding sequence ATGAGTAAAAATTACAAATCAGCACCTTTACCGTTTCAGGGTCAAAAACGGTTTTTTGTAAAGAAGTTTAAAGAAGCTTTAGCAAGTTATCCAAGCTCGGCAACTTATGTCGATTTATTTGGTGGTTCTGGATTGCTAAGCCATACGGTGAAATCGATTCACCCAGAGTCTAAAGTTGTTTTTAATGATTTCGACGATTATCGAAAGCGACTGAAAGCAATACCAGCGACCAATCAAATTTTAGAAAAGTTGCGAAAAATCGAATTAGAAACCCCTCGAGGAAAAAAGCTAGTGCCTTCAGATCGTGAAAAGGTTTGCGAAATTTTGACTGAAGCTAATCAGTCTGGTTATGTGGATTGGATCAGTTTATCAGGAAGCTTGAAGTTTTCAATGAATTATGGTAATTGTCTAAAAGACTTCACAAAGGACACGATGTACAACACCATTAGAAAGTCTAACTTTCCTGAAGCTTTAGATTATCTCGACGGCATTGATGTCGTTAAGGCTGACTATAAAGCACTATTTGAAAAATACAAGCATCAAACAGATGTGGTTTTTTTAGTTGATCCGCCATAA